Proteins encoded by one window of Glycine soja cultivar W05 chromosome 15, ASM419377v2, whole genome shotgun sequence:
- the LOC114388508 gene encoding putative pentatricopeptide repeat-containing protein At5g43820, whose amino-acid sequence MAFRSFRFLTRFAKPHNPFPSTRRSPLSSLHAPPPHHDQPNLDDRLVLDQLSHLFPTLTSKSQNPVFPNPHPNAANAVDAFLPPEDKLRGVFLQKLKGRAAIESALSNVAVDVDLDVLSKVLNHGNLSGESMVTFFNWAIKQQSVPKDITSYHVIVKALGRRKFFDFMMDALCDMRRNAIDGDLFMLSVVVDSFVRAGHVSRAIQVFGNLDDLGVRRDTEALNVLLLCLCRRSHVGAANSVLNSMKGKVDFDVGTYNAVAGGWSRFGRVSEVERVMREMEADGLRPDCRTFGFLIEGLGREGRMDEAVEILCGMKEMNCQPDTETYNAVIFNFVSVGDFEECIKYYNRMLSDNCEPNLDTYARMINRFLRARKVADALLMFDEMLRRGVVPSTGTITTFIKRLCSYGPPYAALMIYKKARKLGCVISMEAYKILLMRLSMVGKCGTLLSIWEEMQECGYSSDLEVYECIISGLCNVGQLENAVLVMEEALRKGFCPSRLVYSKLSNRLLASDKSERAYKLFLKIKHARSLENAKKYWRSNGWHF is encoded by the coding sequence ATGGCGTTCCGATCTTTCCGATTTCTCACACGCTTCGCCAAACCCCACAACCCCTTCCCCTCCACGCGCCGGTCCCCACTCTCATCTCTCCACGCGCCTCCACCTCACCACGACCAACCCAACCTCGACGACCGCCTCGTCCTCGACCAACTCTCCCACCTTTTCCCCACACTCACTTCCAAATCCCAAAACCCTGTTTTCCCCAATCCACACCCAAATGCAGCAAACGCTGTCGATGCGTTTTTACCCCCCGAAGACAAACTGCGCGGAGTATTCCTCCAGAAGCTAAAGGGCAGGGCCGCAATCGAAAGCGCGTTGTCCAACGTTGCTGTCGACGTGGACCTCGACGTTCTCAGTAAGGTTCTAAACCATGGAAACCTCAGTGGTGAATCCATGGTCACGTTTTTTAACTGGGCAATTAAACAGCAAAGTGTTCCCAAGGATATTACTAGTTACCACGTGATTGTTAAGGCACTAGGAAGAAGGAAGTTTTTTGATTTCATGATGGATGCGTTGTGTGACATGAGGCGAAACGCCATTGATGGTGATTTGTTCATGTTGTCTGTTGTTGTTGATAGTTTTGTCAGGGCCGGTCATGTGTCTAGAGCAATTCAGGTGTTTGGGAACTTGGATGATCTCGGGGTGAGGCGTGACACCGAGGCTTTGAATGTGCTTTTATTGTGTCTGTGCCGGCGGTCTCATGTTGGTGCTGCGAATTCTGTTTTGAATTCGATGAAGGGAAAGGTGGATTTTGATGTTGGTACTTACAATGCTGTTGCTGGGGGGTGGTCTAGGTTTGGTAGAGTGAGTGAGGTTGAGAGGGTTATGAGGGAGATGGAGGCTGATGGGCTTCGTCCTGATTGCAGGACGTTTGGATTCCTTATTGAGGGTTTGGGAAGGGAAGGTAGGATGGATGAAGCTGTTGAGATTTTATGTGGTATGAAGGAGATGAATTGTCAGCCGGATACTGAGACTTATAATGCAgtgattttcaattttgtgtCTGTTGGGGATTTTGAGGAGTGTATCAAGTATTATAATAGGATGCTGAGTGATAATTGTGAACCTAATCTTGATACTTATGCTAGAATGATTAACAGGTTTCTCAGAGCGCGGAAAGTGGCTGATGCACTTCTGATGTTTGATGAGATGTTGAGGCgaggagttgtgccttctactgGGACCATAACGACTTTTATCAAGCGTTTGTGTAGCTATGGTCCACCGTATGCagctttgatgatatacaaGAAGGCAAGAAAATTGGGGTGTGTGATATCGATGGAAGCTTATAAGATACTGCTTATGCGGCTTTCTATGGTTGGAAAATGTGGAACGTTGTTGAGTATCTGGGAGGAGATGCAAGAATGTGGGTATAGTTCGGACTTGGAAGTTTATGAGTGCATCATTAGTGGTCTTTGCAATGTAGGACAACTGGAAAATGCTGTTCTTGTTATGGAGGAGGCTTTGCGCAAGGGGTTCTGCCCAAGCAGGCTAGTATATAGTAAACTAAGTAACAGGCTGCTTGCTTCGGATAAATCAGAAAGGGCTTACAAGCTGTTTTTGAAGATCAAACATGCCCGTTCCcttgaaaatgcaaaaaaatattGGCGTTCTAATGGTTGGCATTTTTGA
- the LOC114386763 gene encoding uncharacterized protein LOC114386763, translated as MKKLYHKGTVHPSPPLISDQLSFLPAAILTLAAALSPEDREVLSYLISCSSSATSTSTFSGNARRKTGAETEHSPSFSCSCFCCYTSYWVRWDESPNHQLIHEIIDAYEDSLSKKGNKGKKNGKGKKEKRNNKKGCSSTTTSSNHTHEHAHSSELKRSELASSPSRESAESEPVVEIHTNISGDESCEGVVVEEKGSVRRFMSFVGERIWGAWGQ; from the coding sequence ATGAAGAAGCTCTACCATAAAGGGACGGTTCACCCGTCGCCACCCCTCATCTCCGACCAACTCTCCTTCCTCCCGGCGGCCATCCTCACCCTCGCGGCGGCGCTCTCACCCGAGGACAGAGAAGTCCTCTCCTACCTCATCTCCTGCTCCTCCTCCGCCACCTCCACCTCCACCTTCTCCGGCAACGCGCGGCGGAAAACCGGCGCGGAAACCGAACATTCCCCTTCATTCAGCTGCAGTTGCTTCTGCTGCTACACGAGTTACTGGGTTAGGTGGGACGAGTCACCGAATCACCAGCTCATACACGAGATCATCGACGCCTACGAGGATTCGCTTTCGAAAAAGGGCAACAAGGGTAAGAAGAACGGTAagggaaagaaagagaagaggaaCAACAAGAAAGGGTGTAGTAGCACTACTACTAGTAGTAATCACACGCACGAGCACGCGCATTCGAGCGAGTTGAAGCGCTCCGAGTTAGCGAGTTCGCCGAGTCGCGAATCGGCCGAGTCGGAACCGGTGGTGGAGATTCACACTAATATTAGTGGCGATGAAAGTTGTGAAGGGGTTGTGGTTGAAGAGAAAGGGTCGGTGAGAAGGTTCATGAGTTTCGTTGGTGAAAGGATTTGGGGCGCGTGGGGACAGTGA